The genomic stretch GATGGCACGAAACATCATTACGAGCGCGACAGTGAGCGCGACCACGCCGAGCGCGGCGAAGGAAGCGGCGAACATCGTCACGATGCGGTTGGTGTCCTTGTAGATCGCGGCCTCGCGATCGCGTTGCGCGGTGGAAGATCGTTCGAATGCCTCCAAACGGACGAGGAGTTCGGCGTTGGAGCGAAGCAACGGGGTGAAGTCGGGTGTGACGTAGACCGGGACGGTCTGAACCAGCGGGGCAGGCGCTGCCGGCATCTCCGTTTCGGCCGGTGTCTCGGAGGAGTCGGGACTCGCGCCGACGTTTGGTTCGATCGAGGAAGAACTCGGCGTATCGACGTCGGTCGAGGCAGGAGTGGAAGCTTCGGTCGGGTCGAGTTGCTGCGCGGAGGCTGCTATGCAGCCGAAGGTCAACGAAAGCAGGAGGGATGCGAACGGTCGCGAGTTGCGCATGGGCGTGTCCGGTCCTAGGACGTGCCACCGTATCCCGGGCGTCGGGACGAACAAGGTAAAACCCGCGTCAAAACTCCGCGGTCGCGTCGAGCCTCACCGCGGGGACGTTTTCGAGGTGCTCTCGTCTCGATGCGTTACCGAGGGGTCACGCGTAGGCGTTGAGGATCCGACCGGTCGTGCTCTCGGACTCCGCGGCGGCGCTGGGTGCCTCGACTGCGGCGTCGGAACCAGTGTTCTGGATCGACTGCACCGCAGCCCCAGCGGCCGTAGGCTGTCCGGTTTCACGAAGGGTGGACAATCCCCAGCGTCCGGTGGCGACTGGTAGTTCGAACCAAGCGACCGGGACGGGAAAAAACGGAGACTGTGAGATCTGCTCCATAGCTGATGCCTCCGTCGACGGCGCGGCATTTACAGTATTTAGCGGCACTGCAGCGAAAACCGGAAAATGGGGATTCGACCCGGGAGAGGGTCTGGGGAGTCTTGCGCAGCCACGGGAGCGCATCGAGCAGGCCTAGTAGAGTCGACCCTCAGGCGCACTTCTTTAGCAGGACCGGTCGAGAAGTGCCACTTGCCGCTGGGTGGCGGTGTGCCCAGCGTCGCGAGATGGAGTCTGTGCATCCGAAGGATATCCCCTCGTTCATGAAGGCCGTGGAGATCGCGTCGCCCGGAGGTCCCGAGGTCTTGCGGGCCACGAGCCGTCCGGTTCCGGTCCCGGCACGAGGCGAAGTGTTGATCAAGGTCGCTGCGGCGGGGGTCAACCGTCCGGACGTGCTCCAGCGGATGGGCAAGTATCCACCTCCACCGGGAGCCTCCGAACTTCCGGGGTTGGAGGTGTCGGGGACGATTTGCGGGCTGGGTCCGGACGTGCGACCGGAGGGCTTTGCGATGGGTGCGGAAGTGTGTGCGTTGCTTGCAGGGGGGGGCTACGCGGAGTTCGTGGCGGTGCCGGTAGAGCAGGTCTTGCCGGTGCCGGACGGGATGTCGATGGAGGCGGCAGCAGGTCTACCCGAAACGGCATTCACGGTTTGGGCCAACGTGTTCGATCGCGGGCGGTTGCGGGAAGGAGAGTCGTTTCTCGTGCACGGCGGTACGAGCGGGATCGGCACGACGGCGATCCAACTCGCGCGGGCTCGCGGCGCACGGGTCTTCGCAACCGCGGGATCGGAGGCGAAGTGTCGCGCCTGCGTGGCGCTCGGGGCGGAGCGTGCGATCGATTACCGCAAGGAGGATTTCGCGGAAGTATTGAAGGAACAACTACAGGGTCGCGGGGTGGACGTGATCCTCGACATGGTGGGCGGGAGTTATCTCTCGCGCAACGTGGCGTCGCTCGCGGTCGAGGGACGGTTGATCTTCATCGCGTTCATCGGAGGTGTGAAAACGGAGATCAATCTCGCGCCCGTGATGATGAAGCGCCTGACGATCACGGGTTCGACCTTGCGTGCGCGATCACCCGCGGAGAAAGGGGCGATCGCAGAGGCGCTCCGGCGCGAGGTGTGGCCCCTTTATGCGTCGGGCGCGGTACGTGTGGTGGTGCACCGGGTGTTTCCGTTGGAGCAGGCCGCGGAAGCGCACGCGGCACTGGAGGCGGGAGACCATGTCGGGAAGATCGTGTTGCAGGTGGGTTGACCGCAACGAAGCCTGCTCGGAGGACGCCCCGGGACTCTTCGGGGCGTCGGACGACGCGTCTCAGTGCGGAGGTTGTTCGTTGAGCACGAGCCAGTAGAGACCGAGTTGGTGCACGGCCTCGACGAACGCCTGGAAGTCCACCGGCTTGCGGATGTAGCTGTTGGCTCCCGAATCGTAGCCTAGGCTCAGGTCCTCGTGCTCGCGCGAGGAGGTCAAGATCACGACGGGAAGACGGCGCGTGCGTGGGTCCGCCCTGATGCGGCGGAGCACTTCTATGCCGTCGACCTTGGGCAGCTTCAAGTCGAGCAGAGTGAGCGAGGGTTGGATGCTCGTGTCGCGGCCGGCATGGGCACCTTCGCCGAACAGGAAGTCGAGCGCAGCTTGCCCGTCGTTGACGACGACGATCTCGTTGGCGATGTGGTTGCGGGCGAATGCGCGGCGAGTCAGCTCGACGTCGCTGAGGTTGTCTTCGATCAGGAGGATCATGCGGTTGAGTCGGGTCACGGCGAGAGTTCCACGGCCGAAGACGGTTCGCCGGTCGTGGGCTGAAGCTGGAAGTAGAAGACTGTGGCGACCCCGGGCTCGGAATGGGCCCAGATCACACCACCGTGTCGGTGGACGATGCGCTGGACGGTCGCGAGACCGACGCCGGTCCCGGGAAACTCCAGCTCGGTGTGCATACGTTGGAACACTCCAAAGAGTTTTCCGGCGTGCCGCATGTCGAAACCCGCACCGTTGTCGCGAATGAAGAACGCCTTGCCTCGCGGGGTGTCGATGCTTCCGCACTCGACTCGCGCCGCAGTGGTGCGTTCGGTGAATTTCCAAGCGTTGTCGAGGAGGTTGAAGAGAGCGGCTTCGAGAAGCCGGACGTCGCCGTGGCAGGTCATACTCGGCTCGCACGTGAAGGCGACCTTTCTGCCCGGCCGAGTTTGTTCGACGCGACGTGCGACGGTCGTGATCACGGCCGAGAGATCGATGTCGCTCCACGTCATGGCGGTACGCGTGGTGCGGGAAAGAAGGAGCAGCGCGTCGATCAGGCCGCCGAGGCGCTGACATTCCGTCCGCACTCGGTCGATGTAGCCGAGGGCGGTGGAGTCGAGGCGTGCCTCGTAGTCTTCTCGCAACGCGAGACTCCAGCCGTCGATGCCGCGGAGAGGGGCACGAAGGTCGTGCGAGACGGAGTAGGCGAACGACTCCAGCTCGCGGTTGGCAGCCTCCAGTTCGGAGGTGCGCGCGGTCACGCGGGCCTCCAGCTCTTCGTTGAGACGTCGGTAGTCTTCTTCGCTTTCTCGCAGGGCGGCGTTGGTGCGCGTGTTTTCGACGATCTGTCGTTCGAGGCGAGTGTTGGTGGCGCTGAGTTCTCGTGTGCGTGCGGCGATGCCTTCCTCGAGCCTTCGCGTCTCGCGCACGAGTGCGCGTTCCCGCAGCCCGAGGAAGGTGCGAAGCGCGAGGGCGGCCGCCAAGGCGACCACGATCCAGAACCAGACTGTTTGGTGGTAGAACGGCGGCAGGACGATCGTGCACGTGGCCGGAATCTCCGACCAGACGCCGTCGGCGTTGGCGGCTACGACTTCGAAGCGGTATTCGCCCGGTGGGAGTCCTCCGTAGTAGGCGGTGCGCAGGTGGCTGCTCTCCACCCAGTCTCGCTCGATAGGGTGCAGGCGGTGTTTGAAGCGATTGTGTTGAGCGTTGGTCAGACCGAGCGCCGTGAAATGGATCTCGAGTTCTCCGCGACCTGGAGGGATGTCGCCGAGTCGCGAGGGGTGTTTGTGGATCTTGTCGACGAGGACTTCTTCGATCACGACGCTCGGCGGTTCCTCTGCCGTGCGGATGCGTTTCGGGTCGACGACCACGATGCCTTTGCTGTTGGCGAAGAGTATTCGACCGCGTGCGTCCACCGTGGCTCCTTGGCCGGCGAACACGTTTGGAGCCGCACTTCGCATGCCGTCGCGTACGGTGATGAACTGGAAGTCGGGCGTGGTCTTGCGGCCTTCTTGCACAGCGTCGAACTCCTCGAGGGCCACGTGTGCGATGCCGTTGCGGAAATTGATCCAGAGGCGCCCTTGGTGCACGACGCCGGAGTAGGTGAGGCGGCCGACTTGCGGCGGAAGCTTGAAGGTCTCGAGCCGACCGGCGCGGACGCGCTGGACGATCATTTCGTCGCGTAGGAGCCAGATGTCGTCGCCGGGACCGACGAGCATCACGGTGGCATCGGCGTGAGTGTCGGGTGGGGATTCGTGGCGTGCGATCCAACGGCCTCGAGCGAGGTCGAAGCTGCCGACGCCGGTGCGCCAACTGACCCAAAGCGTACCCGAGGCGTCGAAGACGAACGCACCGGTAGCCGCCACCTCGGGAAGTTCGAACGGGACGAGTTCGTCGCCGACGGAGCGGACGAGGCCATCGTCGAGGGTCGAGACCCAAAGGTTGCCCTCCGGGTCGGTCTTCATGTCGCGCAAGCGAGGACGGACCTGCGGTATCGCGTCGAGATGGGTGAAGACTCCGTCGCGTACGCGACCGATGCCGGCGTCGTAGAAGCCGAGCCAGAGCGTGCGATCCGGCCCCTCGGCGAGGTTCCAGACCGCGTCGGTGGGCAAGCCGTCGTCGAGACCGAGAATGGTGCTCGCCCGCCCGGACGGATCGAGGCGTGCCAACCCGCCGCCCCACGCCGCGACCCAAACGCTCTCATCATGGGTCGCCAAGACGGACACGATCGAGCGGGCCGGGAGTCCGTCCGCTCGGGTGAGCGTCGTGGTCTTCACGTCGGACAGGCGCAGGAGACCGCTGTCGTTGCCTCCCCAGAGGTTGCCCTCGCGGTCTTCGAACATGCACAGGAAGTTTGCGAGCGAGTCTACACCGGGTCGCTCCACGATGCGGGCTCGACCGTCGGTCACGCGCATCAATTCGTTGCGCGAGCCGATCCAGAAGTTGTCGTCGCCGTCGAAAAAGACGCTGCGCGCGGAGCGGACGCGCACGCCTCCGAACTCACGGTGTTCGACGACCCGTCCCTGTTTCAGCTCGTAGAGTCCCGTCTCCGTAGCGAGCCACCACGAGTCGTGGGAGTCTCGAGCGACGGTGTAGATCTGTTGCAACGGGCCACCTTGGGGCGAATCGATGCGTCGCGCT from Opitutales bacterium ASA1 encodes the following:
- a CDS encoding NAD(P)H-quinone oxidoreductase, yielding MESVHPKDIPSFMKAVEIASPGGPEVLRATSRPVPVPARGEVLIKVAAAGVNRPDVLQRMGKYPPPPGASELPGLEVSGTICGLGPDVRPEGFAMGAEVCALLAGGGYAEFVAVPVEQVLPVPDGMSMEAAAGLPETAFTVWANVFDRGRLREGESFLVHGGTSGIGTTAIQLARARGARVFATAGSEAKCRACVALGAERAIDYRKEDFAEVLKEQLQGRGVDVILDMVGGSYLSRNVASLAVEGRLIFIAFIGGVKTEINLAPVMMKRLTITGSTLRARSPAEKGAIAEALRREVWPLYASGAVRVVVHRVFPLEQAAEAHAALEAGDHVGKIVLQVG
- a CDS encoding response regulator, with translation MTRLNRMILLIEDNLSDVELTRRAFARNHIANEIVVVNDGQAALDFLFGEGAHAGRDTSIQPSLTLLDLKLPKVDGIEVLRRIRADPRTRRLPVVILTSSREHEDLSLGYDSGANSYIRKPVDFQAFVEAVHQLGLYWLVLNEQPPH